The following are encoded together in the Tepidiforma bonchosmolovskayae genome:
- a CDS encoding zinc metalloprotease HtpX, whose protein sequence is MNFLKTTVLLAALTGLLVAVGGLIGGTGGAIFFLLLAGVMNFFAYWFSDRVALAMAGARQISEAEHPRLFQIVREVARASGMPMPRVYIVENPSPNAFATGRDPKHAVVAVTTGILRLLDERELRAVIGHEMGHVKNRDILTSSIVATIAGAISMIAQVLMWSSIFGGRNRDQNPLVALLVILVAPIAATLLQLGISRSREYAADETGARVTRDPLALASALEKLKMGIAAVPMEPTPAQEAVSALYIANPFRGEGLANLFSTHPPLDERIRRLRAMAGRI, encoded by the coding sequence ATGAACTTCCTGAAAACCACCGTCCTGCTCGCTGCCCTCACCGGTCTCCTCGTGGCCGTCGGCGGTCTCATCGGCGGCACAGGCGGAGCCATCTTCTTCCTGCTCCTCGCAGGCGTCATGAACTTCTTCGCCTACTGGTTCAGCGACCGTGTCGCGCTCGCTATGGCCGGCGCCCGCCAAATCTCTGAAGCCGAGCACCCCCGCCTCTTCCAGATCGTCCGCGAGGTCGCCCGCGCATCCGGCATGCCCATGCCGCGCGTCTACATCGTCGAAAACCCCTCGCCGAACGCCTTTGCCACCGGCCGTGACCCAAAGCACGCCGTCGTCGCCGTCACCACCGGCATTCTCCGCCTGCTCGACGAGCGCGAACTCCGCGCCGTCATCGGCCACGAGATGGGCCACGTCAAGAACCGCGACATCCTCACCAGCTCGATCGTCGCGACCATCGCCGGCGCCATTTCGATGATCGCCCAGGTCCTCATGTGGTCCTCCATCTTCGGCGGCCGCAACCGCGACCAGAACCCCCTCGTCGCCCTCCTCGTCATCCTGGTCGCACCCATTGCTGCGACGCTCCTCCAGCTCGGCATCAGCCGCTCCCGCGAATACGCCGCCGATGAGACCGGCGCCCGCGTCACCCGCGACCCCCTGGCGCTCGCCAGCGCCCTCGAGAAGCTGAAGATGGGCATCGCCGCCGTGCCGATGGAGCCCACCCCTGCCCAGGAGGCCGTCTCCGCGCTCTACATCGCCAACCCGTTCCGCGGCGAAGGCCTCGCCAACCTCTTCAGCACCCACCCGCCGCTGGATGAGCGGATCCGGCGCCTCCGCGCCATGGCCGGCCGCATCTAA
- a CDS encoding fasciclin domain-containing protein, with protein MAACGGGDDDAEPTPLPTAPAAAGDIVETAVAAGNFTTLARALEAAGLVETLKSAGPFTVFAPTDAAFAALPAGTLDRLLANKEELTKVLTYHVVAGKVTSADVAKLTEATTVEGSKPRIKVEGGRVMINDATVTTADVMATNGVIHVIDRVLIPE; from the coding sequence ATGGCCGCGTGCGGCGGTGGCGATGATGACGCCGAGCCGACGCCGCTGCCGACCGCGCCGGCAGCGGCCGGGGATATCGTCGAGACGGCAGTGGCTGCGGGGAATTTCACGACGCTGGCACGCGCCCTCGAAGCGGCGGGCCTGGTGGAGACCCTGAAAAGCGCAGGGCCGTTCACGGTGTTTGCGCCCACGGACGCGGCGTTCGCTGCCCTGCCGGCCGGGACGCTCGACCGGCTGCTGGCGAACAAGGAGGAGCTGACGAAGGTGCTGACCTACCACGTCGTGGCGGGGAAGGTCACTTCGGCGGACGTGGCGAAGCTGACGGAGGCGACCACGGTTGAGGGGTCGAAGCCCCGGATCAAGGTGGAGGGCGGCAGGGTGATGATCAACGACGCGACAGTGACGACCGCGGACGTTATGGCAACGAACGGGGTCATTCACGTGATCGACCGGGTGCTCATCCCCGAGTAA
- a CDS encoding peroxidase-related enzyme (This protein belongs to a clade of uncharacterized proteins related to peroxidases such as the alkylhydroperoxidase AhpD.) produces MSSERISWFPVLERDQLSDEARALFDQMEERMGFVPNVFRALAWRGDRMLKWYAHYQAVMEPTPGLGKAEREMIAVVVSMQNQCLYCLTTHGFALRAILKDPVQGDRITLDYRKAGLSEKHMAMLDFAVKLTLDPVTVTEDDIDELRALGFSDEDCWDIVEVTSMFNFTNRLMSGAGVLPNPEYHGLAR; encoded by the coding sequence ATGAGCAGCGAACGCATCTCCTGGTTCCCCGTCCTCGAGCGCGACCAGCTTTCCGACGAAGCCCGCGCCCTGTTCGACCAGATGGAAGAGCGCATGGGCTTCGTCCCCAACGTCTTCCGCGCCCTTGCCTGGCGCGGCGACCGGATGCTCAAGTGGTACGCCCACTACCAGGCCGTCATGGAGCCAACCCCCGGCCTCGGCAAGGCCGAACGCGAGATGATCGCCGTCGTCGTCTCCATGCAGAACCAGTGCCTCTACTGCCTCACCACCCATGGCTTCGCCCTCCGCGCCATCCTCAAAGACCCGGTCCAGGGCGACCGCATCACCCTCGACTACCGCAAGGCCGGCCTCTCCGAAAAGCACATGGCAATGCTCGACTTCGCCGTGAAGCTCACCCTCGACCCCGTCACCGTCACCGAAGACGACATCGACGAGCTCCGCGCTCTCGGCTTCTCCGACGAAGACTGCTGGGACATCGTCGAAGTCACCTCCATGTTCAACTTCACCAACCGGCTCATGAGTGGCGCCGGCGTCCTCCCCAACCCCGAATATCACGGACTGGCCCGCTGA
- a CDS encoding YqgE/AlgH family protein, with protein MAESLAGKLLVASLSLVDPNFFRTVVLVCMHDPDGAMGLVLNRPVMEAPVADHLPQFAGLAADPPVVFQGGPVEPTAAIALGRFHPGAAPANRVVGDVALLDLSRAVDDYRPGLAEARVFAGYSGWSAGQLDREIAEEAWFVVPALEGDAFDPDPATLWRRVLQRQPGRLKLFAWAPADPRVN; from the coding sequence GTGGCCGAATCGCTCGCCGGAAAGCTCCTTGTCGCCTCCCTTTCGCTCGTCGACCCAAACTTCTTCCGCACCGTCGTGCTCGTCTGCATGCACGACCCCGACGGCGCCATGGGCCTCGTCCTCAACCGCCCCGTCATGGAGGCGCCCGTCGCCGACCACCTCCCCCAGTTCGCCGGTCTCGCCGCCGACCCGCCCGTCGTCTTCCAGGGCGGCCCGGTCGAACCCACCGCCGCCATCGCACTCGGACGCTTCCACCCCGGCGCAGCCCCGGCCAATCGCGTCGTCGGCGACGTCGCCCTGCTCGACCTCTCCCGCGCCGTCGACGACTATCGGCCTGGCCTCGCGGAAGCGCGCGTCTTCGCCGGCTACTCCGGCTGGAGCGCCGGCCAGCTCGACCGCGAAATCGCCGAAGAAGCCTGGTTCGTCGTCCCTGCCCTCGAAGGCGACGCCTTCGACCCCGACCCCGCCACCCTCTGGCGCCGCGTCCTCCAGCGCCAGCCCGGCCGGCTGAAGCTCTTCGCCTGGGCCCCCGCCGACCCCCGCGTCAACTGA
- a CDS encoding CaiB/BaiF CoA transferase family protein, with protein MAALDGMKVLDLTQYEAGTTCTQYLAWLGADVVKVERPGVGDPGRNVAGKGRDSYYFLSFNNNKKSVAIALDTPEGRDLFLRLVPKFDVVVENFTLGTMEKLGLGYDVLSALNPGIIYATIKGFGTSGPCAGYKCFDMIAQAAGGAFSVTGDPDGPPMRPGATFGDTGSGVHAALGILAAYVQRQRTGRGQVVEIAMQEIIANFMREPMSQREWRSSPIQRRGNRTVVPTDLYPCAPGGPNDYIYIMVVTTRMWDALIAAIDMPELGMDPRFATVRDRHANGDALWEIIAGWTRKRTKFEAMHHLAAAGVPCSAVYDTEDLLNDPHLRARNMIRTIEHPTVGEFQLLAPPIHLSDSEVELQRAPLLGEHTRETLAAELGLADAELEDLAARGVVGLGTVPTTLPG; from the coding sequence ATGGCAGCGCTCGACGGCATGAAGGTCCTCGACCTCACCCAGTACGAAGCCGGGACAACCTGCACCCAGTACCTCGCCTGGCTCGGCGCCGATGTCGTCAAGGTGGAGCGCCCCGGCGTCGGCGACCCCGGCCGCAACGTTGCCGGAAAAGGCCGCGACTCCTACTACTTCCTCTCCTTCAACAACAACAAGAAGAGCGTCGCCATCGCCCTCGATACCCCCGAAGGCCGCGACCTCTTCCTTCGCCTCGTGCCGAAGTTCGATGTCGTCGTCGAAAACTTCACCCTCGGCACCATGGAGAAGCTCGGCCTCGGCTACGACGTCCTCAGCGCGCTCAACCCCGGCATCATTTACGCCACCATTAAAGGCTTCGGGACCTCCGGTCCCTGCGCCGGCTACAAGTGCTTCGACATGATCGCCCAGGCCGCCGGCGGTGCCTTCAGCGTGACCGGCGACCCCGACGGCCCGCCCATGCGCCCCGGCGCCACCTTCGGCGATACCGGCTCCGGCGTCCACGCTGCCCTCGGCATCCTCGCCGCCTACGTCCAGCGCCAGCGCACCGGCCGCGGCCAGGTCGTCGAAATCGCCATGCAGGAAATCATCGCGAACTTCATGCGCGAGCCCATGTCCCAGCGCGAGTGGCGCTCCAGCCCCATCCAGCGCCGCGGCAACCGCACCGTCGTCCCCACCGACCTCTACCCCTGCGCCCCCGGCGGCCCCAACGACTACATCTACATCATGGTCGTCACCACCCGCATGTGGGACGCCCTTATCGCCGCCATCGACATGCCCGAGCTCGGCATGGACCCCCGCTTCGCCACCGTCCGCGACCGCCACGCCAACGGCGACGCCCTCTGGGAGATCATCGCCGGCTGGACCCGCAAGCGCACCAAGTTCGAAGCCATGCACCACCTCGCCGCCGCCGGCGTCCCCTGCAGCGCCGTCTACGACACTGAAGACCTGCTCAATGACCCCCACCTCCGCGCCCGCAACATGATCCGCACGATCGAACACCCGACCGTCGGCGAATTCCAGCTCCTCGCGCCGCCGATCCACCTGAGCGATTCCGAGGTCGAACTCCAGCGCGCTCCGCTCCTCGGCGAACACACCCGCGAAACCCTCGCCGCCGAACTCGGCCTCGCCGACGCCGAGCTCGAAGACCTCGCCGCCCGCGGCGTCGTCGGCCTGGGCACCGTGCCGACCACTCTGCCAGGCTGA
- a CDS encoding lamin tail domain-containing protein has protein sequence MPRSGRTILLPLACLAIVTASLLPAGPGARRAAAEGNLLENPAFQPPVDDAWTLNGLEPDGDAFRLTLDRATVSQVAPAAPGNRYDASVRISGQTGVTARLRLEFWKTEGPIPAATVSSPEYQLSANLRLDVMTPSAPPGTLFAMFVIELRGQAGATVGLVEASLVESAGNPTPTPTPTPTPAATATPTPAADGDAGAGDDGPGGAPGAPTPTRTPTPTKTPTPTKTPTPPRVSTPRPTPTMPPTATPTLPPGSASGGLLRNGDFEVVQSGRPAYWSKVGGELRASSDAYEGRYAGCLDSDTSSTKWLYQAVPVAGGAWYEAVAWAAASGGDAFLRVTWYTSADGSGTGGDQADSDPASGGWTRLATGPLQAPPDARSARVRLMLRPGSAAATACFDDAWFGEVAEPPPTPTPTPRATTAPTTAASGAASTPKPSPTPRSSSRGQSPPAPPVQAQAAGPSSGSLRITEFMSDPPETGRDAPYEWVELFNPGPGDVDLAGWVIADAASSDTLPSLVIPAGGYAVVAGAAAKFDPAVPVVRVPDGEIGNGLGNTGDVLRLRDPAGRVVDELSFGARPDVFDPAPPAPEAGETLGLRDPLAEPDPGLWAVTSRPTPGEPNLFPARQSGAVAGAASAGPAASPGARPAGTLRVEEGSGGGSVVPWMVLGGLAGISVGMIGAALARPIRRFLERRRKSPPPSGSGGPPAAS, from the coding sequence ATGCCGCGGAGCGGACGAACCATCCTTCTCCCGCTGGCGTGCCTCGCAATCGTCACCGCCTCCCTGCTGCCTGCCGGCCCTGGCGCCCGGCGCGCCGCAGCCGAAGGCAACCTCCTCGAAAACCCCGCCTTCCAGCCGCCGGTCGATGACGCCTGGACCCTGAACGGCCTCGAACCGGACGGCGACGCCTTCCGTCTCACCCTCGACCGGGCCACCGTCTCCCAGGTAGCTCCTGCCGCACCCGGCAACCGCTACGACGCCTCGGTTCGAATCTCCGGCCAAACCGGCGTTACCGCGCGGCTCCGCCTCGAATTCTGGAAAACTGAGGGCCCGATCCCCGCGGCGACCGTTTCCTCCCCCGAATACCAGCTCAGCGCGAACCTCCGCCTCGATGTCATGACGCCGTCCGCGCCCCCCGGCACGCTCTTCGCGATGTTCGTTATCGAACTGCGCGGCCAGGCCGGCGCAACCGTCGGCCTTGTCGAAGCCAGCCTTGTCGAGTCAGCCGGCAACCCGACGCCGACCCCGACCCCCACCCCCACGCCCGCCGCCACCGCAACCCCCACCCCCGCGGCTGATGGCGATGCCGGCGCCGGCGATGACGGCCCCGGCGGCGCCCCCGGCGCTCCGACCCCGACCCGGACGCCAACGCCGACGAAAACCCCGACCCCCACCAAAACTCCCACGCCGCCCCGCGTGAGCACGCCCCGGCCGACGCCGACCATGCCCCCAACCGCTACCCCGACCCTGCCGCCCGGCTCCGCCTCCGGCGGCCTCCTCCGCAACGGCGACTTCGAAGTGGTCCAGTCCGGCAGGCCGGCCTACTGGTCCAAAGTCGGCGGCGAGCTCCGCGCCTCCTCCGACGCCTACGAAGGCCGCTACGCCGGCTGCCTCGATTCCGATACGTCCTCAACCAAGTGGCTCTACCAGGCCGTCCCCGTCGCTGGCGGCGCCTGGTACGAGGCCGTCGCCTGGGCCGCGGCCAGCGGCGGCGACGCGTTCCTCCGCGTGACCTGGTACACCTCCGCCGACGGCTCCGGAACCGGCGGCGACCAGGCCGACAGCGACCCGGCCTCCGGCGGCTGGACCCGCCTCGCCACCGGCCCGCTCCAGGCGCCTCCCGACGCCCGCTCCGCCCGCGTCCGGCTCATGCTCCGTCCCGGCAGCGCCGCCGCCACCGCCTGCTTCGACGACGCCTGGTTCGGCGAGGTCGCCGAACCCCCGCCGACGCCGACGCCCACGCCGCGCGCCACCACCGCTCCGACGACGGCGGCCTCCGGCGCGGCCTCGACCCCGAAACCCTCTCCGACCCCGCGGTCCTCGAGCCGGGGCCAGTCCCCGCCCGCGCCGCCCGTCCAGGCCCAGGCCGCCGGTCCGTCGTCTGGCTCGCTGCGCATCACGGAGTTCATGAGCGACCCGCCCGAAACCGGCCGCGACGCCCCCTACGAATGGGTCGAGCTGTTCAACCCCGGCCCCGGCGACGTCGACCTCGCCGGCTGGGTCATCGCCGACGCCGCATCCTCCGACACCCTGCCCTCCCTCGTCATCCCTGCCGGCGGCTACGCCGTCGTCGCCGGCGCCGCCGCAAAGTTCGACCCGGCGGTCCCCGTCGTGCGTGTGCCCGACGGCGAAATCGGCAACGGCCTCGGCAATACCGGCGACGTCCTCCGCCTCCGCGACCCCGCCGGCCGGGTCGTCGACGAACTCTCCTTCGGCGCCCGCCCCGATGTCTTCGACCCCGCGCCGCCCGCCCCGGAAGCCGGCGAGACCCTCGGTCTCCGCGACCCCCTCGCCGAGCCCGACCCCGGCCTCTGGGCGGTCACCTCGCGGCCGACTCCCGGCGAGCCGAACCTCTTCCCGGCCCGGCAGTCCGGGGCGGTCGCCGGCGCGGCGTCGGCCGGCCCTGCCGCCAGCCCGGGCGCCCGCCCCGCCGGCACACTCCGGGTCGAAGAGGGCAGCGGCGGCGGCTCCGTTGTTCCCTGGATGGTGCTCGGCGGCCTCGCAGGCATCTCGGTCGGCATGATCGGCGCAGCCCTCGCCCGCCCCATCCGTCGCTTCCTCGAGCGCCGGCGGAAATCGCCGCCCCCGTCGGGTTCCGGCGGCCCGCCCGCGGCCAGCTGA
- a CDS encoding SDR family NAD(P)-dependent oxidoreductase, with protein sequence MDIRGGVVIVTGSATGVGAACAKLLASKGCNVVINYTKSEADARETQAACEALGVETLLVQADVANDADCRRMAQAAIDRWGRIDGLINNAGTTKFVNHTDLEGLTAEDFQRIYAVNVIGAYQMTRAVAPQMKAQGRGAIVNVSSIAGVMGIGSSIAYAASKGALNTMTLSLARALGPEIRVNAICPGFIQGRWLRSGLGDAAYEAALAQQERTTPLRRAGTPEEMAQAAVWFIEGADLVTGELLIVDAGAHLGAAPLIAR encoded by the coding sequence ATGGATATCCGCGGAGGCGTGGTGATCGTCACGGGGTCGGCCACAGGGGTCGGGGCGGCGTGTGCGAAGCTGCTGGCGAGCAAGGGCTGCAACGTGGTCATCAACTACACGAAGTCGGAGGCGGACGCGCGGGAGACGCAGGCGGCCTGCGAGGCGCTGGGGGTCGAGACGCTGCTCGTCCAGGCGGATGTCGCCAACGATGCCGACTGCCGTCGGATGGCGCAGGCAGCGATCGACCGCTGGGGGCGCATTGACGGGCTGATCAACAACGCCGGGACGACGAAGTTCGTCAACCACACCGACCTTGAGGGGCTGACGGCGGAGGATTTCCAGCGGATCTACGCGGTGAACGTGATTGGGGCGTACCAGATGACCCGGGCGGTGGCGCCGCAGATGAAGGCTCAGGGGCGGGGCGCCATCGTGAACGTTTCGTCGATTGCGGGCGTGATGGGGATTGGGAGTTCGATTGCGTATGCGGCCTCGAAAGGGGCGCTGAACACGATGACGCTTTCGCTGGCTCGGGCGCTGGGGCCGGAGATCCGGGTGAACGCGATCTGCCCGGGGTTCATCCAGGGGCGGTGGCTGCGGAGCGGACTCGGCGATGCGGCGTACGAAGCGGCGCTGGCGCAGCAGGAGCGGACGACGCCGCTGCGCCGGGCGGGGACGCCGGAGGAGATGGCGCAGGCAGCGGTCTGGTTCATCGAGGGGGCGGACCTCGTGACGGGCGAGCTGCTGATTGTGGACGCCGGGGCGCACCTCGGCGCTGCGCCGCTCATCGCGCGGTGA
- a CDS encoding pseudouridine synthase: protein MVQERLQKILSNAGVASRRKAEELILAGRVQVNGQVVTTLGARADLDVDEVLVDGEPVRRDRYRYFMLNKPRGFVTTARDEQGRETVLDLVPIGDVQLHPVGRLDRESEGLVIVTNDGHLTDLLTHPRYGVEKEYLVGVDAPVPAKDIERMVRGIRVDGERLRAASVRPAEPPADAEPDAGAGAWLLVTLRQGKNREIRRMLAALGRKVVVLRRLRVGPLRLGDLGSGAFRELTADEVAALYRAGRAAQAAGERAADGPERSGRLPSRR from the coding sequence ATGGTGCAGGAACGGCTCCAGAAGATTCTCTCGAACGCGGGCGTGGCGTCACGGCGCAAGGCCGAGGAGCTGATCCTCGCGGGGCGGGTGCAGGTGAACGGGCAGGTGGTGACGACGCTCGGCGCGCGGGCTGACCTCGACGTCGACGAGGTGCTGGTGGATGGGGAGCCGGTGCGCCGGGACCGGTACCGGTACTTCATGCTGAACAAGCCGCGGGGCTTCGTGACGACGGCGCGCGACGAGCAGGGCCGGGAGACGGTGCTCGACCTGGTGCCGATCGGCGACGTGCAGCTCCACCCGGTCGGCCGGCTCGACCGGGAAAGCGAGGGTCTGGTCATCGTGACGAACGACGGGCACCTGACGGACCTGCTCACGCACCCGCGCTACGGGGTGGAGAAGGAGTACCTCGTTGGGGTAGATGCGCCAGTGCCGGCGAAGGACATCGAGCGGATGGTGCGGGGCATCAGGGTCGACGGCGAGCGGCTGCGCGCGGCTTCGGTCCGGCCGGCGGAACCCCCCGCCGATGCGGAGCCCGATGCCGGGGCCGGTGCGTGGCTGCTGGTGACGCTGCGCCAGGGAAAGAACCGGGAGATCCGGCGGATGCTCGCCGCGCTGGGGCGAAAGGTAGTGGTCCTGCGGCGGCTGCGGGTGGGGCCGCTGCGGCTGGGCGACCTCGGGAGCGGGGCGTTCCGGGAGCTGACGGCAGACGAGGTGGCGGCGCTCTACCGTGCGGGACGGGCGGCACAGGCGGCCGGCGAGCGGGCGGCGGATGGGCCGGAACGGAGCGGTCGTCTACCATCGCGGCGATGA
- the cmk gene encoding (d)CMP kinase — translation MKQEGCIPWPIAIDGPAASGKSSLGMALARRFGYLFLDTGLMYRAVTLAALEAGVPPEDAAAGAFARSLDIRAVAGEETRILLGGRDVTGRLREPEVEHHVSAYSALPSVRAAMVAAQRAIAAQGPAILAGRDIGTVVLPDAPVKLFLEASPEARAARRSRQAHEWGMAQEAAEARRDIEQRDRLDSSRAASPLRPAEDAVVIDTTDLTLEEVIRFALELLGCN, via the coding sequence ATGAAGCAGGAAGGATGCATCCCGTGGCCGATTGCCATCGATGGGCCGGCTGCCTCGGGGAAGAGTTCGCTCGGCATGGCGCTGGCGCGGCGGTTCGGGTACCTGTTCCTCGACACGGGGCTGATGTACCGGGCCGTGACGCTGGCGGCCCTCGAGGCGGGCGTACCGCCGGAGGACGCGGCTGCGGGCGCGTTCGCGCGGTCGCTCGACATCCGCGCCGTGGCGGGGGAGGAGACGCGGATCCTGCTGGGGGGGCGGGATGTGACGGGGCGGCTGCGGGAGCCGGAGGTAGAGCACCACGTCAGCGCCTACAGCGCGCTGCCCTCGGTCCGGGCGGCGATGGTGGCGGCGCAGCGGGCGATCGCGGCGCAGGGGCCGGCAATCCTCGCGGGGCGGGACATCGGGACGGTTGTGCTGCCGGATGCGCCGGTGAAGCTGTTCCTCGAGGCGTCGCCGGAGGCGCGGGCGGCGCGCCGGAGCCGGCAGGCGCACGAGTGGGGCATGGCGCAGGAAGCGGCGGAGGCCCGCCGGGACATCGAGCAGCGGGACCGGCTGGACAGTTCGCGGGCGGCGAGCCCGCTGCGTCCTGCCGAGGATGCCGTTGTGATTGACACCACGGACCTCACGCTGGAGGAGGTCATCCGGTTCGCGCTGGAGCTGCTGGGATGCAACTGA
- a CDS encoding lysophospholipid acyltransferase family protein, with amino-acid sequence MQLRLPRLRWETFVPPFYWACTYLLRGALWLVVRWEVRGREHVPMEGGLIVVSNHLNNADPPIVGAGVAKRRIRWMAKVELFRYPFGVIPRLWGAFPVRRFEADLGAMLTAERILRQGGVLGMFPEGTRSRTGYLGKPHPGTALIALRTGAPVLPCAVTGTEKLRNPLVLLRRPRFTVTIGEPIRVEAVKRPTEEQVSALTARIYEAIRALLPPQYAGPYTGSEGTAPGETDGPDHPRE; translated from the coding sequence ATGCAACTGAGGCTGCCGAGGCTGCGCTGGGAGACGTTTGTCCCGCCGTTCTACTGGGCGTGCACCTATCTGCTGCGGGGCGCGCTCTGGCTGGTGGTGCGGTGGGAGGTGCGGGGCCGGGAGCACGTGCCGATGGAAGGCGGGCTGATTGTGGTGTCGAACCACCTGAACAACGCCGACCCGCCGATTGTGGGCGCCGGGGTTGCGAAGCGGCGGATCCGGTGGATGGCGAAGGTGGAGCTGTTCAGGTACCCGTTCGGGGTGATCCCGCGGCTGTGGGGCGCCTTCCCGGTGCGGCGGTTCGAGGCCGACCTCGGGGCGATGCTGACGGCTGAGCGGATCCTGCGGCAGGGCGGCGTCCTCGGGATGTTCCCGGAAGGAACGCGCTCGCGGACGGGGTACCTCGGCAAGCCGCACCCGGGGACGGCGCTGATCGCGCTGCGGACGGGTGCGCCGGTCCTGCCGTGCGCGGTGACGGGCACGGAGAAGCTGCGCAACCCGCTGGTGCTGCTGCGGCGGCCGCGGTTTACGGTGACGATCGGCGAGCCGATCCGGGTGGAGGCGGTGAAGCGGCCCACAGAGGAGCAGGTGAGCGCCCTCACGGCGCGGATTTACGAGGCGATCCGGGCGCTCTTACCGCCCCAGTACGCCGGTCCCTATACTGGCAGTGAGGGCACCGCGCCCGGGGAGACCGATGGTCCAGATCATCCGCGCGAGTGA
- the ispH gene encoding 4-hydroxy-3-methylbut-2-enyl diphosphate reductase — translation MVQIIRASDMGFCMGVRRAVQIMESEATPERPVFSVGEIVHNPHVVRALERSGVVQLPGPDDVDGDIGKATAERVKSGRVAITAHGVGERVVRELEASGLEIIDTTCPIVTRAQRYGQKFAREGWHVLIFGDPGHKEVRGILGWTFGQDGEPRATVVPQADYESLRRLVEEFPGGFPNKIGVMAQTTHKMEDFAKFVANLMLLRRDHNFELHVVNTLCHATTGQQEAAAALARQVDVMVVVGGKKSANTRHLREVAEEQGTRAYHIEGPEELEAAWFAGAERIGLTAGASTPDFSVDAVEARIRELVGAR, via the coding sequence ATGGTCCAGATCATCCGCGCGAGTGACATGGGGTTCTGCATGGGCGTCCGGCGCGCCGTGCAGATCATGGAGAGCGAAGCGACGCCGGAGCGGCCGGTGTTCAGCGTGGGGGAGATCGTCCACAACCCGCACGTCGTGCGGGCGCTGGAGCGAAGCGGGGTGGTGCAGCTGCCGGGCCCGGACGACGTGGATGGGGATATTGGGAAGGCGACGGCCGAGCGGGTGAAGTCCGGCCGGGTCGCGATTACCGCGCACGGCGTGGGCGAGCGGGTGGTGCGCGAGCTGGAGGCGAGCGGGCTGGAGATTATCGACACGACCTGCCCGATCGTGACGCGGGCGCAGCGGTACGGGCAGAAGTTCGCCCGCGAGGGCTGGCACGTGCTGATTTTCGGCGACCCGGGGCATAAGGAGGTGCGCGGCATCCTCGGGTGGACCTTCGGGCAGGACGGCGAGCCGCGGGCGACGGTGGTGCCGCAGGCGGACTACGAGAGCCTGCGCCGGCTGGTGGAGGAGTTCCCGGGCGGGTTCCCGAACAAGATCGGCGTGATGGCCCAGACCACGCATAAGATGGAAGACTTCGCGAAGTTTGTGGCGAACCTGATGCTGCTGCGGCGGGACCACAACTTCGAGCTGCATGTGGTGAATACGCTCTGCCACGCGACGACGGGCCAGCAGGAGGCCGCGGCGGCGCTGGCGAGGCAGGTGGACGTGATGGTCGTGGTGGGCGGCAAGAAGAGCGCGAACACGCGGCATCTACGGGAGGTGGCTGAGGAGCAGGGGACGCGCGCCTACCATATCGAGGGGCCGGAGGAGCTGGAGGCCGCGTGGTTCGCCGGCGCAGAGCGGATCGGGCTGACGGCCGGGGCTTCGACGCCGGACTTCTCGGTGGACGCTGTGGAGGCGCGCATCCGGGAGCTGGTCGGCGCGCGGTAA